In Anthonomus grandis grandis chromosome 16, icAntGran1.3, whole genome shotgun sequence, a single window of DNA contains:
- the LOC126745484 gene encoding sodium/hydrogen exchanger 9B1-like — translation MADPLTNVTNLNKVTSYDLNGYKPKQESLIHCLNGIDNMGLEPEIDSKSKANVNRLTRSLSQISNTSRKSKTRFSDNGDDNPRSWWYAFCLKCRSKESTPASWEPQYWSYLCPHPFCPDYRSMARLFALIIIGVVSWCIFYTIVGEIAAPPSGILFQLLILILISKFGGWLVSLTSLPGLIGMLFTGLILQNLNVVDIDETFSPITKHLRRMALVLILIRAGLDLDPVAFKRVKWSVIKLGLGPWFIEAAIVCVMGYYLLNLPWLYSFALGSVIAAVSPAVTVVCILRLRTKGYGIGKGIPTLIIAIAGIDDAVSVAIFGIIESTMNSQASLTSIIIQAPVSIIGGIAFGIFWGMICHYAPERKDPYVSILRVSLLLVGCTVAVFGSEYIGYGGAGPLACVAGAFTALVVWTKQGWDVEENPASESFEILWMFFEPILFSITGAQIRLNELDGNVVLLGLGILVASSVIRIVGTVVLGIGCSLNLKEKVFCAVSLMAKATVQAALGPVLLGLVSDNSSDDKIYSEKVLMVCVLSIMLTAPTAAAFMTIAGPRLLTRTTEPFSSEKLRKSLRLSVRSLRNLTVDIDRELADDEEKKCLELPKDLIQGDHNKM, via the exons aaccaGAAATTGATTCAAAGAGCAAAGCCAATGTTAACAGGCTCACAAGAAGTCTGTCCCAGATATCTAATACTTCACGAAAATCCAAAACGAGATTTTCTGACAACGGAGATGACAATCCTAG atCGTGGTGGTATGCATTTTGCCTAAAATGTCGCTCAAAAGAGTCAACACCGGCTTCATGGGAGCCGCAGTATTGGTCTTACCTCTGCCCACACCCATTTTGTCCAGATTATCGATCGATGGCCCGACTATTCGCCCTGATTATTATCGGGGTGGTTTCATGGtgtattttttacaccattgtag GTGAGATAGCAGCCCCTCCAAGTGGAATATTGTTCCAACTCCTAATTTTGATTCTAATATCGAAATTTGGCGGATGGCTGGTCAGTCTCACCTCTCTACCAGGGCTTATCGGAATGCTCTTCACTGGTCTCATTCTACAAAATCTAAACGTTGTGGACATAGATGAGACTTTCTCTCCAATCACTAAGCATTTAAG ACGAATGGCCTTAGTGCTAATATTAATAAGGGCAGGATTAGACCTGGACCCGGTGGCCTTTAAGCGTGTTAAATGGTCGGTAATAAAGTTGGGTCTGGGTCCATGGTTCATTGAAGCTGCCATCGTATGCGTAATGGGTTATTATTTGCTCAACCTTCCATGGCTCTACAGTTTCGCTTTGGGCTCTGTTATAGCAGCTGTCTCACCAGCTGTTACTGTAGTATGTATACTAAG acTCAGAACTAAAGGATATGGTATCGGTAAAGGCATACCAACGCTGATTATTGCCATAGCGGGGATAGACGATGCTGTATCTGTAGCTATATTTGGAATAATCGAGAGTACCATGAATTCTCAGGCATCACTTACTTCAATAATTATACAAGCGCCCGTTTCGATTATTGGGGGGATCGCTTTTGGCATATTTTGGGGAATGATTTGTCATTACGCCCCAGAGAGAAAAGATCCCTATGTG TCAATATTGCGTGTATCCCTTTTGCTAGTTGGCTGCACTGTAGCAGTATTTGGCAGCGAATATATAGGATACGGAGGAGCTGGACCTCTCGCTTGTGTAGCTGGTGCGTTTACTGCCCTGGTTGTGTGGACAAAACAAGGATGGGACGTGGAGGAGAATCCAGCGTCAGAAAGTTTCGAAATTCTATGGATGTTCTTTGAAccgattttattttcaataactgGCGCTCAAATACGGTTAAATGAGCTCGATGGGAATGTGGTGCTTCTTG GCTTGGGTATTTTAGTGGCTTCTTCAGTCATTCGCATTGTGGGTACTGTAGTTCTCGGTATTGGATGTAGcttaaatttgaaagaaaaagttttttgtgcTGTATCACTTATGGCTAAGGCAACAGTACAG GCTGCTTTAGGTCCAGTTCTCCTAGGCCTAGTATCCGATAATTCCTCAGACGATAAAATATACTCAGAAAAGGTCCTTATGGTATGTGTCCTGTCCATAATGCTAACTGCCCCTACTGCAGCTGCCTTCATGACCATCGCCGGACCAAGATTGCTTACCAGAACTACGGAACCATTTAGTTcggaaaaattgagaaaatcgTTAAGGCTGTCGGTGAGGAGTTTGAGGAATTTAACCGTGGATATTGACAGGGAACTGGCCGACGACGAGGAAAAGAAATGTCTAGAGTTACCTAAGGatcttatacagggtgaccaTAACAAAATGTGA